Within Longimicrobium sp., the genomic segment CAGCCGGGGCGCGTAGCCGGCGGGGAACGACGGCGGCACACCCACGGTGAGCGTGGCGTTCTCCAGCTCCTCGCGGCTGTCGTCGGCGTCCAGCAGAGCCTGCCGAAAGGTGGACGACACCGCTCCCGTCCCCGCGGCGGTCCGGTTCCACAGGCTGAAGGTGAACGCGTCGTGGAACGCCCGCTGCGCGGCTGGGAGCGAGGCGGCCAGCGCCGGCGTGGCGAACGCGCTCCAGACGGCGGGGAGCTCCAGGCGGACGAAGGTGGCCAGGTCCAGCAGTACCAGCGCGGACGCCTGCTCGGCCGCGGTGCGCGCGGCGTTCACCCGCGTCCAGTCCGTGACGCTGGCCGTTTCGATGGCGTACCAGTCGCGCAGCCCCACCCAGGGGTCCAGCACCGAGCGCTGGAACTCCAGCACCCGCGCGTCCTCGGTGGAGACCGGCGCCACGGCCGCGGGTGACGACGGGGATGCCAGCGAGGGCGCCGCGTCGTCCGCCTCCGCGGGCGTGACGTCGCGGCCCCCGACGTACTGCTCCCGGCGGTCCACGGGGATCAGTCCGGCGAAGATGCGGCGCTTCACGCCGTCCGCCTCGAAAAAGGTGCCGAACATCGGCAGCCGCTCCTCGGCGTCCAGCGGCGCCGCCGTCTCCGCCGCCGTCCACCCGTGCGCCGCCTCCCCCTTCACCCACGCCATCTCCGTCCGCGCCCCCGTGGCCTCGTCCGTCGCAAGACGGCGGAGCACAAAGGAGACGGTCTCGCCCGACGCCAGGTCCACCGTGTGCTCCGGCAGCCCGGGGACGCGGCACCCCAGCGACGCGGTCACCAGGTAGAAGCGGCCGTGCACGGGCTGGTAGAGCTTGAGCACCTCCCCCGCGGGCACGGCGGCCGGCGCGGCGGCGGTGCGGGGGGGAAGGCCGGCGGCGGGCTTGCGCCACGTCTCCTCGCGCGCCACGAAGCCGCGCACGGAGGCGGGGCGGCTGGCCAGCGCGTCCTGGAAGTCCTGCATGAAGGTGTCGGTGGCGAAGCGAAGCACCGCCGGCCGGCGGAAGTCGGTTCCGCCGGACAGGTCGCCCCACAGCGGCGACGGCGCGAGCCAGGCCACGCGGCTCACCAGATGTTCCCCGCGCCGGGGGTGTAGCTGGCACTCACCACCGAGTTGGTGATGAGCGTGCTGCACTGCACCACGCCGCTGAAGGTGGCCGTCCCCGCGTTCACGGTCACCGAGCCCGCGCTCACCTCCACCGTGCTGGCCTGCACCGTGACCTTGGCCGCGGCGGTGACGGTGATGCCGGCGGTCTCCAGCTTGACGGAGTTGCCGTTGGAGTCCTGGATGGTGATGGCGCCCGGCCCGTCCTGCAGCGTGACCTTGCACCCGCCGGGGGTCTCCAGCACCATCTTCTCCTGCCCGTCGTGGTCGTCCAGCGTCACCTGGACGCCGTTGCGGCTGCGCAGCACCTTGAGGTAGTTGCGCCCCGCGGCGTCCATGCTCTCCGGCGGCGCGTCCTCGCCGTTCCACAGGCACCCCACCACGCAGGGGAAGCGCGCATCGCCGCCGGCGAACACCACCAGCACCTCGTCGTTCACGTCGGGAACCAGCCAGCTGCCGCGGTTGTTCCCCGCCATCAGCGTCGCCACCCGGGCCCACGCCTCGTACGCGGCGCCGTCCGGGTCCGGCGACCAGGGGAGCGACACCTTCACCCGCCCCTGCCCGTCGGGATCGGCCACGTCCTTTACCAGCGCCGGGTACGCGCCGTAGAACAGGCCGCCGTAGCCGCGGGGAAGGCGGGCTTCCAGGTCGAAGAGGAGGGGGTCGGCGATCACGCGGCCCTCCCCAGCGCCGGGCGCTCGGCGGTGAATGCGGTGCGGTAGCCTTCCGTGGAGTCGAAGGTGTGGCGGGCGCGCGTCAGGTAGTACTTCCCCTCGAACAGGGGCCCGATCCCCTTGAGCTCCACCTCGGCGCCCACCTTGAGCCGCGCGTCTCCCTCCGCCACCCCCTGGCCCACCACGAAGCGGCGCGCCGCGCGGGCGTAGTGCGCCTCGGCCAGCGCGCGCGCCTCGTCCACGTTCACGGGAAGGTCGTGCACCACCTGCTGGTCGCGCGCGGCCAGCGCGGACTGCAGCACCGATCCGCCCGCGTCGCCGCCGTTCAGCTCCGCCTGCACCACCGTGTCCGTGGCCCGGTGCGACACCGCGCGCTTCCCCGCCACGTCCCACCCGGCCACGGTGAAGCCGGTGGCCTGGTGGGCCAGGTCCGCCGTCACCGACAGCTCGATCAGCGCCTGCCCCACGGTGAGGGTGGCGCTGCCGGCGTCGCGGGCGGTGCGCGGCTTGGCCTTGAGCGTGTCCCCCTCCATCCACAGCTCGGCGCCGGCGGCGCGGGCGCGCTCGCGGGCCAGCGCCAGGTCGCTCTGGTTCACCTGGGCCACCACCTTGTGCGTGGGGCCGCTGAAGTCCACGTCGGCGCGCAGCGAGTGGGCACTGGCGATGCGGCGCACCACCTCGGCGTCGCTCACGTCCTCAAAGGTCCGCGTGCGCCGCGTCATGCGCAGCTCCTGCAGGCGGTCCTCGGCCAGCACCAGCAGCTCGGGCGGCCGCGCGCCGGAAAAGCGCCCCTCCAGCGCCGTGATCCGTCCCTCGAACACCGTCCCCGCCCCTTCGCCGGCCCCCATCTCTATCTTGAGCGTCTTTCCGAACTCCAGCACGTCGCGGCCGAAGTAGAGAAAGCCCACGGCGCCGTTCTTGGGACCCCAGTTGATGAAGGTGGCCTCGCAGCGGTACAGTCCCGCCTCCGTCTCCTCCACGAACAGGTCCTGGACCTGGGCGCCGAGCGCGGCCTCCTCGCGCCCGTCGATGGAGATTCGGGGGCGGGAAGGGTAGATGCCGGGAGCGCCGGTGTCGGGCATGGTCCTCGAAAGCGGGAGAGAGGATGAACTCGGGCGTCAGTGCGCCAGCAGGCGAAGCTCGGTGCGCGCGCGGCGCTCCTGCAGCTCCGCGTGGACGCGGGGGGAGACCGGCGGGGCGGGCGGGCGCATCTCCGCCCCGCCGCCGGACGCGGGCTCGGGGGCCAGCACCACCTCCATCTCGTTCACGATCACGGGCATGGCGTCACCTGCGGATGGACGTGGAAGCGATGGCCGCGATGGACGATCCCGTCAGTGACGCCGAACCGCCGATCGAGGCGCCTGCGGAGAATCCCGCGGACCCCTTGAGCGACGGGGCGGTGGCGCCGCTCAGCCCCAGCGAGGCGGCGGCGGAGACGGAGACGGTTCCCGACACGTCCAGGAGCTTGCCCGGGGGCACCAGGCGCGGGTTCTCGATCCCGTTGGCGAGCGCCACCTTCTTCCAGTCGCCCACCCCAGCCTTGGACGAGGCTCCCTGCACCGTGTCGCCGTCGCGCGCCGGCTGCATGGGGCGGGTACCCGGCGCGGCCGAGCCCTTGCCCCCCGACGCCGCCCGCGCCGCCTCGGCCGCGGGCGAGGTGACGCCCTTGTTGGGGTCGCCGAACTCGATCGCCAGGTCCTGCTTGCTCAGGTTGACCGACATGCTGGCGCGCAGCGGCTTGCCCTCTTCGGAGAAGTACTCCAGCGACTCTTCCAGCGAGTCGACCGTCCCCTTGAACATGAACGTCCCCCACTGGAACTGGACGCCGGGGGGAAGCAGCCCCGTCTCCCCGTCCTTGGTGGTCTCCTGCGGGGTCATGAAGTAGGTGACCTCGCTGGTGAGCTTGCGCACGTCGCCCCCGGGGTCGGCGGCACCTGCGGGAAGGGGAAGCTGCACGTCGAACCAGAGCTGCAGCGACAGCTTGGTGGCGCCCTTGCCCACGAACTGCGTGGACGAGCCGCCGGGCTGGCTTCCCCCCGCGTTCTGGTTGCTGAAGGAGACCTTGAGCGTCTCGGGGTTGAACTGCACCACCACCTTCCGTGGCTCCCCGCCGTCCTTGTTCTGCTCCTTGAGCGCCCCGTCGCTCCCCGGCCACAGCTCCGTGAGCACCGCCTTGGCCAGCGCCCGTTCCTTTGCGTTCGGCATCGTCTTCCCGACTCCCACTCAGTTTGTGCGGCCGCTTTGGATCAGGCCCCATTCCCCATTCCCCATTCCCCATTCCCCATTCCCCACACCCCGCCCCTACAGCAGCCGCAACGACTCGTACGCCACCTGCATCTCCTCGATCGCCAGCTGCCCATCCTTGGCCGAAAACGCCGGCGCCTTGAGCTTCACCGGCAGGCATCCCTCCAGCCGGAACTGCATCTGCACCGTGCGGTCGCCGCCCATCACCACCACGCTGGCGGTGCCGCGCAGGCCGCCGCCGCCGGGGGCGCTCACCGCCTCGAACCAGCGCCACAGGTCCACGTTGGCCGTCATCCCGCGCTTCAGGGTGAGCTGCCCGAAGTCCACCGGCCCCGCCATGTGCACCGGCCCCGCGTTGCGCCCGCCCTCGCGGATCGTCTTGGGCTCCATGCTCATCTCCAGCCCGTCCACCTCGCTGAAGGCGGCGTGGCACAGCTTGTCCGCCACGCCGGGCACCTGGATCTCCACCTCGAAGTTGAAGGCGGTGAACGGGTGCGCCGCGGCGTCGGACTCGTCGAAGGCGCTCACGTCAGCGCTCCTGCACGGTGACGCCGGCGCCGGTCTGCACCAGGCGCACGGTCAGGAACGCCAGCGGGCGCGAGGGGGCCACCCGCAGCTCCACCACCAGCCGCCCCAGCTCCACGTTCCCGGCCGGGTTCACCGTGTCGTCCGTCACCACCCGGAACCCCTCCGCGGCCACCGCGCCGGCAAAGGCGCCGCGCGTGAACATGTCGGCCAGCAGCGTGTCGAACTGGCGCTGCACCAGCCGGCGGAACGACGCGTCGTTGGGCTGAAAGACGTAGAGGTTCCCCTCGCGCAGGGCCAGGCGCCGCAGCAGGATCAGCAGGCGGCGCACGCCCACCCCCGCGAGCTCGGCGTCGTCCGAGAGCGTCTCCTCGCTCCACGCCATGAAGCCGCGGGGAAAGGGCGCCACCGCGTTCACCCGCCTCCCCAGGAAGGCGCTGCGCGCCGCGGCGCTCAGGCGGGGCTCCAGCGCCACCACCCCCGCCAGCGGCTGGTTGGCGGGCGCGGCCCACGCGCCCAGCGCCAGGGCGCGCGCCGCCAGCACGCCGCTCACCGCGCCGTCGGGCGGAATGGCGCGCGTGGGCTGCCCGGGCGATGCGGGGGCCACCACAGTCCAGGGGTGGTAGAGCGCGCCGAACGAAAGGGTGCGCGCCGCCTGGTCGCCCGGTTCGGCGGCGCCGGCGCCCAGGCTGTCGGCGAGGGCGGCCGCGTGCGCCAGCGCCTCTTCCTCGCGCATGCGCACGGGAAGGGAAAGGACGGTGAAGATGTCCGAGCGCGCCGCGCAGAAGCGCAGCATGGCCTGGTGCAGGAGCGGCAGCAGCGCGGGGTCGGCGGCGGGGTTGCTCTCCCAGCGGGAGGCGGGCGGCGGCGCGTACGCAACCGTGGCCGACCACGGGCTCTCCTCGCCCCCCCGCCGCGCGGCGACGCGGAAGTACGCGGCCCCGTCCGGCGCCCATGCCTCGTACTGCCGCGCGGGCCCGGCGTACAGCCGCGCGGGCGCGCCGAACGACGGCTCCACCGACGTCTCCAGCACGAACGCGTCGCCCGGGCCGCTCCACGCCAGCGCCAGCCGCTGCTCCTCCACCGCCACCGGGTCGAGCACCGGGGCCGGGAGGTGGACCGCCCCGCAGGCGCGGAAGCGGTCCCCCGGCACCCCCTGCAGCCAGCTCTGCGACCACGCGCTGCGCCCGCTCTCGGCCTCGGCGCGCACGCGCAGCCAGGTGGCCGCGGGGCAGGGCGCGGGGCGCAGCAGGCGCGCGGCGGGGTTCCCCGTGCGCGTGCGCCGCACGCCGCGCTCGAAGCGCGGATCGGGCGAGTCTTCCAGCAGGTAGCCGGTGGCGCCCGCGACCGCGGTCCAGGCCACCTTCATCACCCCTTCGTCGCCCTCGGGGCCGGTGACGGAGGTGATCGCGGGCGCTTCCGGAACGGCGGGCGGGGCGTGGTCGCTCCCCTCGCGCCAGCTCCACCCGGTGTGCACCGCGTCCGGCATGGCCAGGATGGAGGCCTCCTCCACCGGGAGCAGCGCGTGCATCCGCGTGGGGCGCACCCCCGGCCGCTGCTGGTACTGGCGCTGAAAGGCGGTGTCCAGCAGCGTCTCCGCCCCCTCGTCGCGGAGCGCCCCGTCCAGGAACAGCCGCACGTCGAAGCGGTGCAGGCCGTCGCGCTCCAGCGCCGTGGCGTCGGTCACCTGCGCCGGCTGAAAGACGTCGTCGCGGGGAAGGGCCAGCAGCCCCAGGGGAAGGAAGACGTCGCCCGCGGTGCCCCGGGGCGCGGCCAGGGGAAAGCGCGGGCGCCCCAGCTCGGCCCACAGCGGCGCCGCCACCCCGCGCTCCACATCACCCCACACCGCGGGGCCCGCTATGCCGCGCGCCACCTCCTCCACCGGCTCGTACAGCAGCTGGTCGGGGGGAAAGAGGCCGAAGTAGCGCGGGTGCCCGGGCGCCAGCGCCACGTCGGCCGCGCGCAGCAGCGACTCGGTGGTGCGGCGCGCCCACAGCTCGGCCGCGGCCAGCGAGGCCACCCACGGCTCGGCGGCGACGTCGCCCCAGGCGGGCGCCGCAGCCAGCATCCCCCAGGCGCGGCGCACCACGAAGGTGCGCGCCGCGTCGCCCCGCTCCTCCTCGTCCACCAGCAGGAAGACGGAACTCCGGAAGGGGTCGGGGGGCGCGGCGACGTTGGCCCGCAGCCAGCACCCGGGGCGGATCCCCGCGGCGTCCCCCTCGGCGAGCGACACCCGCACCTCCCCGCCGCCGACCTTCCAATCCAGCGGGGTGACGGGGCGGGCGGATCCCGCGCCCAGGAAGGCCAGCGAGACGGGCGCCTGCGCGGGGAAGGCCCCGGGAAGGAGCGCGCGGAACCAGTAGCCGTCGCCGTGCGCGCGCAGCGACTCGGCCTGGCGCTCGGCGCGGGTGCGGTCCGCGTCGCCCGGCGCGGGGCGGGGGGGAAGGAAGGCCACCGTGCCGCTGGCGGGATAGTCCACCCGCAGCAGGTCGCGGGTCTCGGGGCGCAGCAGGCGGAAGCCGTTCGCCACCCGCTGCACGGCGCTGGCGGGTAGGCTCTTGCGCAGGGTGGTGGCGTTCACGCTCACCGCGTCCGCCCAGCTCCCCGGCGACGACGCGCGCCCCCACGCCGCCCCGGCCACGGCGCCGCCCCGCCCGCGCAGCACGCCGGGCACAAGGAAGCGCGCCGCGCGGGGGCGGCGGGCCAGGCGCAGCACCCAGCAGCGCCGGCCGCCGTTGCGAAAGAACTCGCGCACCGCCGGCGCCAGGTGGGCGTACGTGGTCTCGCCGCGCACGGGATCCCACGCCAGCGGCAGCTCGCCGCCGAATATCTCGCCGAAGCGCACCACGTCCTCCACCGCCACGGGGATCCCAACGGGACCCGAGGCGGCGAAGCCCGCAAAGGCCGCCACGTCCATCCGGGGGAGCCCTGGGGGCGCCGGAACGGTGACGGTCTCGAAGCGGATGCCGGGAAGGCGCGGCGCGGCGGTGGCCATGGAGCGGTGCCGCCTACTCGAGGTCGATGCGTTCGGCGGCCAGCACCAGCTCCTCAACCGCCACGTCGGTGCCCTTGCCGCTCAGCGAGGGGCCCGTGTACTTGGTGGGCCGCGCGTTGGTGAGCTTCCACGCCTGCACCGTCTGCGTGTGGTCCTCGCTCTGCAGCTCGATGGTCACCGTGCGCAGCGCCGTCTGGCTGCCGTCGCGCACCTCGCTGATCCAGTTGTACAGCGTCTCCAGGTCGCCGATCAGCCCGCGTTTCAGGGTGACGTCGGGGACCTTGTAGGTGCCGGTGATCTTGAGGGGGGCGTTGTCCTTGGAGTTCCCCGCGCGGTACTCCGCCACGGTGATCTCCATCCCCAGCCCGCTCACCTCCTGGAACGCCGCGCGGGTGCTGGCGGCGTCGGGGCCGTTCTCGATCACCACCCGGAAGTTGAACTGGTTGTAGGGACGCTCGCGTTCTACGGCCATCGTTGGCTCTCCTTGCGAATTGCCTCGCGCGGGGGTGTGCTGCGCGGTTCAGGGGTCCACCTTTGCCGGGGCGGCCGCGCGGGGGCGCGCGGCCGCGCACCCGGTGCTCACGACTTGCGGTCGCCCGTCCACTGGCCGATGCGAAAGATCACGAACTCCGCGGGGCGCACCGGGGCCACGCCGATCAGGCAGATCAGCCGGCCGTTGTCGAAGTCGTTCTGCGTCATGGTGCTGCGGTCGCACTTCACGAAGTAGCTGGTCTCCGGC encodes:
- a CDS encoding phage tail protein — encoded protein: MSAFDESDAAAHPFTAFNFEVEIQVPGVADKLCHAAFSEVDGLEMSMEPKTIREGGRNAGPVHMAGPVDFGQLTLKRGMTANVDLWRWFEAVSAPGGGGLRGTASVVVMGGDRTVQMQFRLEGCLPVKLKAPAFSAKDGQLAIEEMQVAYESLRLL
- a CDS encoding phage tail protein — encoded protein: MAVERERPYNQFNFRVVIENGPDAASTRAAFQEVSGLGMEITVAEYRAGNSKDNAPLKITGTYKVPDVTLKRGLIGDLETLYNWISEVRDGSQTALRTVTIELQSEDHTQTVQAWKLTNARPTKYTGPSLSGKGTDVAVEELVLAAERIDLE
- a CDS encoding contractile injection system protein, VgrG/Pvc8 family; this translates as MPDTGAPGIYPSRPRISIDGREEAALGAQVQDLFVEETEAGLYRCEATFINWGPKNGAVGFLYFGRDVLEFGKTLKIEMGAGEGAGTVFEGRITALEGRFSGARPPELLVLAEDRLQELRMTRRTRTFEDVSDAEVVRRIASAHSLRADVDFSGPTHKVVAQVNQSDLALARERARAAGAELWMEGDTLKAKPRTARDAGSATLTVGQALIELSVTADLAHQATGFTVAGWDVAGKRAVSHRATDTVVQAELNGGDAGGSVLQSALAARDQQVVHDLPVNVDEARALAEAHYARAARRFVVGQGVAEGDARLKVGAEVELKGIGPLFEGKYYLTRARHTFDSTEGYRTAFTAERPALGRAA
- a CDS encoding phage baseplate assembly protein V, with the protein product MIADPLLFDLEARLPRGYGGLFYGAYPALVKDVADPDGQGRVKVSLPWSPDPDGAAYEAWARVATLMAGNNRGSWLVPDVNDEVLVVFAGGDARFPCVVGCLWNGEDAPPESMDAAGRNYLKVLRSRNGVQVTLDDHDGQEKMVLETPGGCKVTLQDGPGAITIQDSNGNSVKLETAGITVTAAAKVTVQASTVEVSAGSVTVNAGTATFSGVVQCSTLITNSVVSASYTPGAGNIW